In the Ruminococcus sp. OA3 genome, one interval contains:
- a CDS encoding threonine/serine exporter family protein encodes MIMTVLFQFIAACFGTVAFSIMFYVPREYYLYCGLIGGGGWVICWCIVHYLNFSNITGTFIATACVVFLSRVCGTALKCPATLFMLSGIFPLVPGVGIYWTVYSMIMGDMQECSRYGRQTLCLAAAIVLGIIFVFEIPQKAIARIAGVFKRKKS; translated from the coding sequence ATGATCATGACTGTGTTGTTCCAGTTTATTGCCGCCTGTTTTGGGACGGTCGCTTTCTCTATCATGTTTTATGTGCCGAGAGAGTATTATCTGTACTGCGGGCTGATTGGCGGGGGCGGCTGGGTCATCTGCTGGTGTATCGTACATTATCTGAATTTTTCGAATATTACCGGAACCTTTATAGCGACTGCGTGTGTAGTGTTTTTGTCGAGAGTCTGCGGAACCGCACTGAAATGCCCGGCGACACTGTTTATGCTGTCGGGGATTTTTCCTCTGGTACCGGGCGTGGGGATTTACTGGACCGTCTATTCGATGATAATGGGCGATATGCAGGAGTGCTCCCGGTACGGACGTCAGACGTTATGCCTGGCGGCAGCGATCGTTCTTGGCATTATCTTTGTATTTGAAATTCCGCAAAAGGCAATCGCCAGAATTGCGGGTGTATTTAAAAGGAAGAAGAGCTGA
- the lsrF gene encoding 3-hydroxy-5-phosphonooxypentane-2,4-dione thiolase produces MAEKEGNRLAKNFHLDTPHVNHAFHVKGADHAEWGMKDRLSRIFSPKTGRTVMLAFDHGYIMGPTAGLERLDLVIPALAPGIDVFMATRGALRTCVPPTFNKGIALRCTAGSSVLDDDMSHEVIGVDVEDAIRMNAACMAVQIFIGSSGEKTSIQNLCNTIDAGNRYGIPTLGVVAVGKDMERTTKFFLLATRMLAEFGAHIVKTYYCENFEQVVAACPVPIVVAGGKKLPEEEALTMTYRAIAEGAAGVDMGRNIFQAEDPLAMTQAVARIVHENYTDKEAYEFYRDTAKQSR; encoded by the coding sequence ATGGCAGAGAAAGAAGGCAATAGACTGGCGAAAAATTTTCATCTGGATACCCCGCATGTGAATCACGCCTTTCATGTAAAAGGGGCTGACCATGCGGAATGGGGAATGAAAGACAGGCTTTCGCGTATTTTCAGCCCCAAGACAGGCAGAACGGTAATGCTGGCGTTTGACCATGGATATATCATGGGACCGACAGCGGGGCTGGAGCGGCTGGATCTTGTAATTCCGGCGCTCGCTCCCGGGATTGATGTGTTTATGGCTACGCGGGGTGCACTCAGGACCTGTGTGCCCCCGACATTTAACAAAGGAATAGCCCTGCGGTGCACGGCGGGAAGCAGTGTGCTGGATGACGATATGAGTCATGAGGTCATTGGTGTGGATGTGGAAGATGCGATCCGCATGAACGCGGCGTGTATGGCGGTACAGATATTTATCGGATCTTCCGGCGAAAAGACATCGATTCAGAATCTGTGCAATACGATAGACGCCGGCAACCGATACGGAATCCCGACTCTTGGCGTTGTGGCTGTGGGGAAAGATATGGAGAGAACTACGAAGTTCTTCCTTCTGGCGACCAGGATGCTGGCAGAATTCGGAGCACATATCGTGAAGACCTATTACTGTGAGAACTTTGAACAGGTTGTGGCTGCATGCCCCGTTCCTATTGTAGTTGCGGGAGGAAAGAAGCTTCCGGAGGAGGAGGCACTTACGATGACGTACCGTGCGATAGCTGAGGGAGCTGCCGGAGTGGATATGGGACGCAACATTTTCCAGGCAGAGGATCCTCTGGCGATGACACAGGCGGTTGCCAGGATTGTTCATGAGAACTATACGGATAAAGAGGCATATGAGTTTTATCGGGATACGGCAAAACAGTCAAGATAA
- a CDS encoding tyrosine-protein phosphatase, with amino-acid sequence MENARQLGGYRCADGRRIKDGVLLRSGKLSGATEEDIQLLTGRYHLKKVIDLRMSDECREAPDPDIPGVKYFPIGLMQENRNDHEVHEMTGMYTKDPARAVLQMALSGLMNGNMYLGLAFDTYSQAGFKKFFQILLDYEDGAVLFHCTGGKDRAGTAAVLLLSALGADREVILRDFALTNIVESGRIADIMKEARKHTDDLEVLGMVRSLAGVNPEYMERMLDAVLERYGSMEQYLLEAFALGPQELQLLRNRYLEGRQI; translated from the coding sequence GTGGAAAATGCCAGGCAGCTGGGAGGCTATCGGTGTGCTGACGGAAGACGCATCAAAGACGGCGTGCTGTTGAGAAGCGGGAAACTTTCAGGAGCGACGGAGGAAGATATTCAGCTGCTCACCGGGAGATATCATCTGAAAAAGGTAATCGACCTGCGAATGTCGGACGAATGCAGGGAGGCGCCGGACCCTGATATCCCGGGCGTAAAGTATTTCCCCATTGGCCTTATGCAGGAAAACAGAAATGATCATGAGGTGCATGAAATGACCGGCATGTATACAAAAGACCCTGCCAGAGCAGTGCTGCAGATGGCGCTTTCCGGGCTGATGAATGGAAATATGTATCTGGGACTTGCCTTTGACACGTACTCACAGGCGGGATTTAAAAAGTTTTTTCAGATACTTCTGGATTATGAGGACGGTGCAGTTCTGTTTCACTGTACCGGAGGGAAAGACCGCGCTGGAACTGCGGCAGTGCTGCTGCTGTCAGCATTGGGGGCGGACCGCGAAGTGATACTCAGGGATTTTGCGCTGACAAATATTGTGGAAAGCGGCAGAATTGCGGACATTATGAAGGAGGCACGAAAACATACAGATGATCTGGAGGTACTCGGTATGGTTCGTTCCCTGGCGGGAGTGAATCCTGAATATATGGAGCGTATGCTGGATGCAGTTCTGGAACGGTATGGTTCGATGGAACAGTATCTGCTGGAGGCATTTGCACTGGGGCCGCAAGAACTGCAGCTGCTCAGAAACCGTTATCTGGAGGGGAGACAGATATGA
- a CDS encoding DAK2 domain-containing protein has translation MVLDRKIFSDMMLAVARLWKENSDYLSNIDSKFGDGDHGITIAKIAAVLEKDVAGWGDKSIQEFFSDLGDDIMAVSGGSAGPLYGTMIGGLGAELKDETEVTPHLLKAMLRASLSEMQDISTAKVGDKTMMDSLIPAVLAAEAAGDSIAEILERAKEAAAQGAKDSEQYVARFGRAKSYKEQTIGTPDAGAVSTAIFFEGLAEGIK, from the coding sequence ATGGTGCTGGACCGGAAGATATTTTCTGATATGATGCTGGCTGTGGCCAGGCTGTGGAAAGAAAACAGTGATTATCTGAGCAATATTGACTCAAAATTCGGTGATGGTGATCATGGAATTACAATAGCAAAGATTGCGGCTGTTCTGGAGAAGGACGTGGCTGGGTGGGGTGATAAGAGCATACAGGAGTTTTTCAGCGATCTGGGTGATGACATTATGGCAGTCAGCGGAGGAAGTGCGGGACCGCTATACGGAACCATGATAGGCGGCCTTGGGGCAGAACTGAAAGACGAAACAGAGGTCACTCCGCATCTGCTGAAGGCAATGCTTCGTGCAAGCCTGAGCGAAATGCAGGACATCTCAACAGCGAAGGTTGGTGATAAGACAATGATGGACAGTCTGATCCCCGCAGTGCTGGCAGCAGAAGCAGCCGGGGACAGTATTGCGGAGATCCTCGAACGGGCTAAAGAGGCGGCAGCACAGGGCGCCAAAGACAGCGAACAATACGTAGCCAGATTCGGCAGGGCGAAAAGCTATAAAGAACAGACGATCGGGACACCGGACGCGGGGGCGGTGAGCACGGCAATCTTTTTCGAAGGGTTGGCAGAAGGCATCAAATAG
- a CDS encoding sugar-binding domain-containing protein — MNSREREKIDKLIQISRMYYEQDMKQSEIAKAFSISRPLISRMLREARDMGIVRIEIGSPEEGNQVLMNQVCSHFSIAGGILVPNGMNDVDTNDRIAGMTLEFLQGLKQENFGLGWGHIIGTLISEMERREAMKGMARSVCPLMGNSEVSTRNYHSNELVRIFASRTDARPEYIYAPAFVTMEQELKQFQTLENYHTLEAAWRQLDVAIVNIGNYPSTPDFASEARYGDALRRQRAVGRVLNYFYNVKGEIIQSDMDYAIRIPLEILKDTRFVIGLCSSHISEKAVLGALRTGYLTHLIAPEIQVRKALQMSEESREQV, encoded by the coding sequence ATGAACAGCAGAGAGCGTGAAAAGATAGATAAACTGATACAGATTTCCAGGATGTACTATGAGCAGGATATGAAGCAGAGTGAGATTGCAAAAGCATTCAGTATTTCCCGCCCGCTGATTAGCCGAATGCTCAGGGAGGCGAGGGATATGGGAATCGTCAGAATCGAGATCGGATCACCGGAAGAGGGAAATCAGGTGCTGATGAATCAGGTCTGCAGCCATTTTTCCATTGCCGGAGGCATTCTGGTCCCGAACGGAATGAATGATGTGGACACCAATGACCGGATCGCGGGCATGACGCTGGAGTTTCTCCAGGGGTTAAAGCAGGAGAACTTTGGGTTGGGATGGGGGCATATCATCGGTACTCTGATCTCGGAGATGGAGAGGCGTGAGGCTATGAAAGGCATGGCCAGAAGCGTATGCCCACTGATGGGAAACAGCGAGGTCTCTACGAGAAATTATCATTCTAATGAGCTGGTGCGCATTTTCGCCAGCCGAACGGATGCAAGGCCGGAATATATCTATGCGCCGGCGTTTGTGACCATGGAGCAGGAACTGAAGCAGTTTCAGACACTGGAAAATTATCATACACTGGAGGCGGCGTGGAGACAGCTGGACGTAGCGATCGTGAATATCGGAAACTATCCGTCCACACCGGATTTTGCATCTGAGGCCAGATACGGGGATGCGCTGCGCAGGCAGCGTGCCGTGGGGCGTGTTCTTAATTACTTTTATAATGTAAAAGGAGAGATTATCCAGTCGGATATGGATTATGCGATACGGATTCCTCTGGAGATCCTGAAGGATACGCGATTTGTGATTGGGCTTTGCTCTTCACATATCAGCGAGAAAGCAGTACTTGGCGCATTACGTACGGGCTACCTGACACATCTGATCGCGCCGGAGATCCAGGTCCGCAAGGCACTGCAGATGTCTGAGGAGAGCCGGGAACAGGTATAA
- a CDS encoding aminopeptidase P family protein — MDVLRVRQLKACEILKKSGYDKAIIGDPMSINYLTGIHIIPYERYYGLVLDARTQKLTMVNPTVDTGCMKGVVPEKTYLDEDGPADMIREAVGDCTKLAVDKKYFSMQIGEIFHSLDCQIEDLGECIAQLRMYKDETEIETMQFAAKIVDEAVGYVSDKIRPGMTEKELNMMLYAYMASYPGFITDEFIILVLAAANSANPHGVSGDYAFQEGDIVLMDFCAYYNYYWSDITRCLFVGKVGNPKLAEIYDIVLRANLTAIAAVRPGVKASDVDRAARDVITKAGYGELFLHRTGHGLGLDVHEEPYITSVSDLVLEEGMTFTIEPGIYIEGVGGVRIEDDILVTKDGCRTLTSRTKKLEDQIVRY; from the coding sequence ATGGATGTATTAAGAGTAAGACAGTTGAAAGCCTGTGAAATTCTGAAAAAGTCCGGATACGATAAAGCTATTATCGGAGACCCCATGTCGATCAACTATCTGACGGGGATACATATCATTCCTTACGAGAGATATTATGGTCTGGTGCTGGATGCCAGGACGCAGAAGCTTACCATGGTTAATCCGACTGTGGATACAGGATGTATGAAAGGCGTCGTTCCGGAAAAAACTTATCTGGATGAAGACGGTCCTGCGGATATGATACGTGAGGCTGTGGGAGACTGCACGAAACTTGCGGTGGATAAAAAGTATTTTTCCATGCAGATCGGGGAAATCTTTCATTCACTGGATTGTCAGATTGAAGATCTGGGAGAATGCATCGCACAGCTCCGGATGTATAAAGACGAAACAGAAATAGAAACGATGCAGTTTGCAGCGAAGATCGTCGATGAAGCTGTCGGTTATGTATCTGATAAGATCAGGCCGGGGATGACAGAGAAAGAACTGAATATGATGCTGTATGCATATATGGCTTCTTATCCCGGGTTTATTACAGATGAGTTCATCATCCTGGTACTGGCTGCGGCAAACTCGGCAAATCCACACGGTGTCAGCGGTGATTATGCATTTCAGGAGGGTGACATTGTATTGATGGACTTCTGTGCATATTACAATTATTACTGGTCAGATATTACACGCTGTCTCTTTGTCGGGAAGGTTGGAAACCCGAAGCTCGCGGAAATCTATGACATTGTACTCCGGGCGAATCTGACCGCTATCGCGGCAGTGAGGCCGGGTGTAAAGGCATCAGACGTTGACAGGGCGGCAAGAGATGTGATCACGAAGGCCGGATACGGTGAACTGTTCCTGCACAGGACGGGACATGGACTGGGACTTGACGTCCATGAAGAACCGTACATTACATCTGTCAGTGATCTGGTGCTGGAGGAAGGAATGACGTTTACGATCGAACCGGGTATCTACATTGAAGGCGTAGGCGGTGTGAGGATCGAGGATGACATTCTGGTGACGAAGGATGGCTGCCGGACGCTGACTTCAAGAACGAAGAAGCTGGAAGACCAGATTGTGCGGTACTGA
- a CDS encoding MFS transporter: MGEVTTGSKLKKNMPTLIILIISGALIYALPYFRSYYYDAFVECFGITNTQMGALGSAFGGFSVFAYFLGGFCADRWPARHLMTISLVTTGICGFVLLLFPPYPVVFAIHCIWGITSILTFWSALVKAIRSLANSDEQGKAFGFFEGGRGIVNMVQSAIVLALFGYLAKISTDKTALSAVIIIYSVICVLLGILVFFMYKEPARSEGEEGPKKLFDMKILKRVAKMPTTWLQILIIFCSYAMIISYFYITPYATSVFGTSAVIAAALGYFSQYCRPVGCFASGIFADKFGSSKILSISYVIMIIGIFGIIFTPGQPSMIWMLLVFIAAIYASMYAIQSMHFAIMEEGNYPLEITGTATAIITPIGYSAEFFMPVIGGMCLDRWAGAMGYKVFFGILAGLAVIGLIASIAWMGLTKEKRMKIQAEKKGRKA; this comes from the coding sequence ATGGGAGAAGTAACTACGGGAAGTAAACTGAAAAAGAATATGCCGACACTGATAATTCTTATCATATCGGGGGCACTGATTTATGCACTGCCTTATTTCAGAAGTTATTATTATGATGCGTTTGTGGAATGCTTTGGCATTACAAATACACAGATGGGTGCGCTGGGAAGTGCATTCGGCGGGTTCAGTGTGTTTGCATATTTTCTCGGCGGGTTCTGTGCAGACCGCTGGCCGGCAAGACATCTGATGACGATCTCACTGGTGACGACGGGTATCTGTGGGTTCGTGCTGCTACTATTTCCACCGTATCCGGTAGTGTTTGCAATTCACTGTATCTGGGGAATTACATCTATTTTGACATTCTGGAGTGCGCTTGTAAAGGCAATCCGTTCTCTGGCAAATTCAGATGAGCAGGGAAAGGCATTCGGATTTTTTGAAGGCGGACGTGGAATTGTTAACATGGTACAGTCTGCCATTGTACTGGCACTTTTTGGATACCTGGCGAAAATAAGTACGGATAAGACGGCTCTTTCAGCAGTCATCATTATCTATTCGGTAATCTGTGTTCTCCTTGGTATTCTGGTCTTCTTTATGTATAAAGAGCCGGCGCGATCGGAGGGTGAAGAAGGACCAAAGAAACTTTTTGATATGAAAATCCTGAAACGTGTGGCAAAAATGCCGACGACATGGCTGCAGATATTAATTATCTTCTGTTCTTATGCCATGATCATCAGTTATTTTTATATCACACCGTATGCGACTTCCGTATTTGGAACATCGGCAGTCATTGCTGCTGCGCTTGGATATTTTTCACAGTATTGCCGTCCGGTAGGGTGTTTTGCATCAGGAATTTTTGCGGATAAATTTGGTTCTTCCAAAATCCTGTCAATTTCTTATGTGATTATGATCATCGGCATTTTTGGAATTATCTTTACACCGGGGCAGCCGTCCATGATCTGGATGCTGCTGGTATTTATCGCGGCGATTTATGCATCGATGTATGCGATCCAGTCCATGCATTTTGCGATCATGGAAGAGGGAAATTACCCGCTGGAGATCACCGGCACCGCAACAGCTATTATCACACCGATCGGTTACAGCGCGGAGTTCTTCATGCCGGTTATCGGCGGCATGTGCCTGGACCGCTGGGCAGGAGCGATGGGTTACAAAGTATTCTTTGGAATTCTGGCAGGGCTTGCTGTTATAGGTCTGATTGCAAGTATCGCATGGATGGGACTTACGAAAGAAAAGAGAATGAAGATTCAGGCGGAGAAAAAAGGCAGAAAAGCTTAA
- a CDS encoding threonine/serine exporter family protein yields the protein MDQYDKFVLDTAVKAGRILLACGAEIYRVEETIKRISRYYGMDASSSFVLSSGIFLTAENQQNEIYAQVKHIPLASVQLCKVAEVNKLSREIEEGRWTVEEAWVHLEEIEHMAGKRAHTRVAASGLGAACFCYVAGGNIWDSLAAFTAGLLLYVFILWAEKRERPMSKIVLNIAGGFLATFFSVVLYRVGLGSNLSSIVIGAIMPLLPGVSFVTSIRELADSNYIAGAVRMLDTLIVTCGIAIGVGLVYILYHRLTGGIML from the coding sequence ATGGATCAGTATGATAAATTTGTATTGGATACTGCGGTAAAAGCGGGGAGGATCCTGCTGGCATGCGGCGCGGAGATCTATCGTGTGGAGGAAACCATAAAAAGAATCTCCCGGTACTATGGAATGGATGCCAGCAGCTCCTTTGTACTCAGCAGCGGGATTTTTCTTACTGCTGAAAATCAACAGAATGAAATTTATGCCCAGGTGAAACATATTCCACTGGCCAGTGTGCAGCTGTGCAAGGTCGCAGAAGTTAACAAATTGTCCAGAGAGATTGAGGAGGGGCGATGGACGGTGGAGGAAGCCTGGGTGCACCTGGAAGAGATTGAGCATATGGCAGGGAAGCGTGCGCATACCAGGGTGGCGGCCTCCGGTCTGGGAGCCGCCTGTTTCTGTTATGTAGCCGGCGGGAATATCTGGGACAGTCTGGCGGCATTTACGGCAGGACTTCTGCTGTATGTCTTTATTCTCTGGGCAGAAAAGCGGGAGCGCCCCATGTCGAAGATCGTACTGAACATTGCAGGAGGCTTTCTGGCAACATTTTTTTCGGTAGTTTTGTACAGGGTGGGACTGGGCAGCAATCTTAGTTCAATTGTAATAGGAGCTATTATGCCGCTGCTTCCTGGGGTATCTTTTGTCACGTCTATCAGAGAGCTGGCAGACTCCAATTATATCGCCGGGGCTGTCAGGATGCTGGATACTCTGATCGTGACATGTGGTATTGCAATAGGGGTGGGACTCGTTTACATTCTGTATCACAGGCTGACAGGAGGGATCATGTTATGA
- a CDS encoding helix-turn-helix domain-containing protein → MGNLDRIGSSIRSLRKSRKMTLQKLAKETGLSTGYLSNIERNITSPTLMNIQKICEVFNSSLGDLLERNAEEKIIIRREDRDITIDEEHSMRIETIDFGIENASFLVSELPPMSETSKEWWTHEFGEVGTVIDGELTMDIDGEVFELKTGDSVYVKAHTRHCYYNKSETNASVSYWSRIWDVKEEDSE, encoded by the coding sequence GTGGGCAATCTTGACAGGATTGGAAGCAGTATCCGTAGCCTGCGCAAGTCCAGGAAAATGACCCTGCAGAAGCTGGCGAAAGAGACCGGATTGTCTACCGGTTATCTGAGCAATATTGAAAGAAATATAACCAGCCCGACACTGATGAATATACAGAAAATATGCGAGGTATTTAACAGTTCACTGGGAGATCTGCTGGAACGCAACGCCGAAGAGAAAATCATAATCCGCAGGGAAGACCGTGATATAACGATCGATGAAGAGCACAGCATGCGCATCGAGACGATTGATTTCGGCATTGAGAATGCGAGTTTTCTGGTGTCAGAACTGCCGCCAATGTCAGAGACCAGCAAAGAGTGGTGGACCCATGAGTTCGGCGAGGTCGGGACTGTGATAGACGGGGAACTTACGATGGATATTGACGGAGAAGTGTTTGAGCTGAAAACCGGCGACAGCGTATACGTGAAAGCGCATACAAGGCATTGTTACTACAATAAAAGTGAAACAAACGCAAGTGTGTCCTATTGGTCCAGGATATGGGATGTTAAGGAAGAAGATTCAGAATGA
- a CDS encoding trimethylamine methyltransferase family protein → MNFVPQLNYVSEEQIEKLHQYGMKILKNLGMRIEDPDIRKLLCEHGCTEKGDRICFTDTLIGDMLKAQKGRVTMTSAVTGMKKEMEIGKTFVHSTGGAPWIADMKTGKRRNGMLTDLIDTIRVMNQLPELDLPCALVYPSEIPSAVTQLRQTATMLKYSHKPIYGPGISLASNAKYIAELFKVYGGSALADNPIGMVGISPESPLFLPKEITDTMSYIVRAGIPVSILAAPMGGLTSPLSVAGTVAQAHAEILAFACVSYLMNPDCVLFYGSRTFFANMKNSQSILGLPETGISSALAVQLANHCGFLSDVYGLSCTSCAMDEQAGYEKMINAMLPGLAGATLITGFGSTASVMCCSLSQLVLDNEIIAMIRKAKKPFAITEDEMGFEALEYVIHDEETFLEQEHTIDHLHEEVFQPSIGFDSVWADWIKCGEVSLAKRAAERALELIQNDEVPETKPEITAEVEKILAAAEKELL, encoded by the coding sequence ATGAATTTTGTACCACAGTTAAATTATGTTAGTGAAGAACAGATTGAAAAACTGCATCAGTATGGTATGAAAATACTGAAAAACCTTGGTATGCGCATTGAGGATCCCGATATTCGGAAATTGCTCTGCGAGCATGGCTGTACCGAGAAAGGCGATCGCATCTGCTTTACAGATACATTAATCGGAGACATGCTGAAAGCGCAGAAGGGCCGTGTAACCATGACTTCGGCCGTGACCGGCATGAAAAAAGAAATGGAAATCGGCAAGACGTTCGTGCACAGTACAGGAGGAGCGCCCTGGATCGCGGATATGAAGACGGGAAAACGCCGTAATGGAATGCTCACAGACCTGATCGACACCATCCGCGTTATGAATCAGCTTCCTGAACTGGATCTTCCGTGTGCTCTGGTTTACCCGAGTGAAATTCCGTCCGCAGTCACACAGCTGAGACAGACAGCTACCATGCTGAAATATTCCCATAAACCGATTTACGGACCGGGAATCTCACTCGCCAGCAATGCAAAATATATCGCAGAACTTTTTAAAGTTTACGGCGGCAGTGCCCTGGCAGACAATCCGATCGGTATGGTGGGCATTTCACCGGAATCCCCCCTGTTTCTGCCAAAAGAAATCACAGACACCATGAGCTACATCGTACGCGCTGGTATTCCCGTGAGCATCCTGGCGGCACCGATGGGTGGACTGACTTCCCCGTTGTCCGTAGCCGGAACAGTCGCACAGGCTCACGCGGAAATCCTGGCTTTTGCCTGTGTCTCTTATCTTATGAATCCGGACTGCGTGCTGTTCTACGGTTCCAGAACATTCTTTGCAAATATGAAGAACAGCCAGAGTATACTCGGACTGCCTGAGACCGGCATCTCAAGCGCATTGGCGGTACAGCTCGCAAACCACTGCGGTTTTCTGTCAGACGTCTATGGACTTTCCTGTACAAGCTGTGCAATGGACGAACAGGCGGGATATGAAAAGATGATCAATGCAATGTTGCCTGGACTTGCAGGCGCAACCCTGATCACAGGTTTTGGAAGCACTGCAAGCGTAATGTGCTGTTCCTTAAGCCAGCTCGTGCTGGACAATGAGATCATTGCCATGATCCGTAAAGCCAAGAAACCATTTGCGATCACCGAGGATGAAATGGGCTTTGAGGCCCTGGAGTATGTGATCCATGATGAGGAAACCTTCCTTGAGCAGGAACACACCATCGATCACCTCCACGAGGAAGTCTTCCAGCCGTCTATTGGCTTTGACAGTGTATGGGCTGACTGGATCAAGTGCGGAGAAGTCTCGCTGGCCAAACGCGCCGCTGAACGCGCACTCGAACTGATCCAGAATGATGAAGTTCCGGAAACGAAACCTGAGATCACAGCTGAAGTTGAGAAAATACTGGCTGCGGCAGAAAAAGAATTGTTATAA
- a CDS encoding dihydroxyacetone kinase subunit DhaK, producing the protein MAMKKFINDQANLTPELLEGFAAANKDLVTLGPDRMIINNKLETADRVTIVTQGGSGHEPAISGFVGEGMVDISVVGDVFAAPGPQACIDAVRMADKGKGVLYIVLNHAGDMLTGNLTMKGCKKEGLHVVKVVTQEDISNAPRENSEDRRGLVGCIPTYKIAGAAAAEGKSLEEVAAVAQRFADNMATLAVAVKGATHPATGSVLADLGEDEMEIGMGQHGEGGGGRQKMKTADETAEIMINGLISDLDIRDGEKIMLILNGTGATTLMELFIIYRKCEQLLKEKNIEIVANYVGELLTVQEQAGFQMFMARMDDELLRYWNAPCSTPYLKKSL; encoded by the coding sequence ATGGCAATGAAAAAATTTATAAATGACCAGGCAAATCTGACACCGGAACTGCTGGAAGGCTTTGCAGCCGCGAACAAAGACCTCGTTACACTTGGTCCGGACAGAATGATTATCAACAACAAACTGGAAACTGCCGACCGTGTTACGATTGTAACGCAGGGCGGGTCCGGACATGAACCCGCGATCAGTGGTTTTGTGGGAGAAGGTATGGTGGATATTTCTGTAGTCGGCGACGTGTTCGCAGCGCCAGGACCGCAGGCTTGCATTGACGCTGTCAGGATGGCTGATAAAGGAAAAGGTGTGCTCTACATAGTGCTGAACCATGCGGGCGACATGCTGACCGGGAACCTGACGATGAAAGGGTGCAAAAAGGAAGGTCTCCATGTTGTTAAAGTGGTGACGCAGGAAGATATCTCCAATGCACCGCGTGAAAACAGTGAGGACAGAAGAGGTCTTGTGGGATGTATCCCTACGTATAAAATAGCCGGTGCAGCGGCAGCAGAAGGCAAGAGTCTCGAAGAAGTGGCGGCTGTCGCACAGCGCTTCGCAGACAATATGGCAACTCTTGCAGTGGCAGTCAAAGGTGCGACACACCCGGCAACCGGAAGTGTACTGGCAGATCTCGGTGAAGATGAGATGGAAATCGGTATGGGCCAGCACGGTGAAGGTGGCGGGGGACGCCAGAAGATGAAGACCGCGGATGAGACAGCAGAGATCATGATCAATGGTCTGATCAGTGATCTCGATATCAGGGATGGCGAGAAAATCATGCTGATCCTGAATGGAACGGGTGCCACCACTTTGATGGAGCTGTTTATTATTTACAGAAAATGCGAGCAGCTGCTGAAAGAAAAAAATATCGAGATCGTGGCAAATTATGTAGGAGAGCTGCTTACTGTCCAGGAGCAGGCCGGATTCCAGATGTTTATGGCGAGAATGGATGATGAACTTCTCCGCTACTGGAATGCACCGTGCAGCACACCTTACCTTAAGAAATCATTATAA